The Thalassotalea nanhaiensis genome has a window encoding:
- the hpf gene encoding ribosome hibernation promoting factor: protein MQINLSGHHVEVTDSMRSYVSEKLQKLERHFDHINNVYVVLKVEKLQQIAEATLHVNAGEIFASANHEDMYAAIDGLVDKLDRQVLKHKAKLAHH from the coding sequence ATGCAAATTAATCTATCTGGCCATCATGTTGAAGTTACCGACTCTATGCGCTCATATGTGAGTGAAAAATTACAAAAACTGGAACGACATTTTGATCACATAAACAATGTCTATGTGGTGTTAAAAGTAGAAAAACTACAACAAATTGCAGAAGCAACCTTGCATGTAAATGCTGGCGAGATCTTTGCCTCAGCCAATCATGAAGATATGTATGCGGCAATAGACGGCTTGGTCGACAAATTAGATAGACAAGTTCTTAAACATAAGGCTAAGTTAGCCCACCATTAA
- the ptsN gene encoding PTS IIA-like nitrogen regulatory protein PtsN, translating to MKLDQLLSPDCTLCAVQGKSKKNILQQISAIAANKISSASAKELLESLSKREKLSSTGIGNGIAIPHGKINNSERPVAVLLTTDKPVIFDAIDDKPVDIFFALFVPEDHCQQHLETLASVAKFFSDKENSKRVRRCHSATELHQLVVNN from the coding sequence ATGAAACTAGATCAATTATTAAGCCCTGACTGCACCCTATGTGCAGTACAGGGTAAAAGTAAGAAAAACATTCTTCAACAAATCAGTGCAATTGCAGCGAACAAAATTAGTAGTGCAAGCGCAAAAGAATTGTTGGAAAGCTTAAGCAAAAGAGAAAAATTAAGTAGTACTGGAATTGGTAATGGTATTGCTATTCCACACGGAAAAATCAATAACAGTGAAAGACCCGTAGCAGTATTATTGACAACAGATAAGCCGGTTATCTTCGACGCTATTGATGATAAGCCGGTGGATATCTTTTTCGCGCTGTTCGTACCCGAAGATCATTGTCAGCAACATTTAGAGACTTTGGCCAGTGTTGCGAAATTTTTTAGTGATAAAGAGAATAGTAAAAGAGTGAGACGTTGTCACAGCGCCACTGAACTTCATCAATTGGTTGTAAACAATTAG
- the rapZ gene encoding RNase adapter RapZ: protein MKLIIVSGRSGSGKTVALRVLEDLGYYCVDNIPVNLLPALTHTVINDYENVAVSLDVRNLPENPDDVKEIIDYLPNSVELSILYLDADDSELIRRYSETRRLHPLIRQNMALDQAIALEKKLLDPVASRANLYINTSKLTPHQLADLVRERVLGSTTGNLVIVFESFGFKYGVPSDADYVFDARFLPNPFWEEGLKAYNGLDQPVQDFLASQPIVTKFIWQINSFMMTWLPHLERNNRTYLTIAVGCTGGQHRSVYIAETLAKQFKKEHKDIQIRHREMSK from the coding sequence ATGAAACTAATCATCGTAAGTGGACGTTCAGGCTCAGGTAAAACCGTCGCGTTAAGAGTGCTTGAAGATCTTGGTTATTATTGTGTTGATAATATTCCGGTAAACCTATTACCCGCACTAACGCATACCGTTATTAATGACTATGAGAATGTTGCCGTATCACTCGATGTACGTAACCTGCCAGAAAACCCTGACGATGTTAAAGAGATCATAGATTACCTGCCTAATTCGGTAGAATTAAGTATCTTGTATTTAGACGCCGATGATAGTGAACTTATACGACGCTACAGCGAAACAAGACGTTTACATCCACTTATTCGTCAAAATATGGCACTTGATCAGGCTATTGCTCTTGAGAAAAAATTACTGGACCCAGTGGCAAGTAGAGCAAATTTATACATCAATACGTCAAAATTAACCCCTCATCAACTTGCCGATTTAGTGCGAGAAAGAGTACTGGGTTCAACGACCGGTAATTTAGTCATTGTATTTGAATCATTTGGCTTTAAATATGGCGTACCTTCTGATGCTGATTACGTGTTTGATGCAAGATTTTTACCTAACCCTTTCTGGGAAGAAGGACTAAAAGCCTACAATGGCTTGGATCAACCTGTACAAGACTTTTTGGCAAGCCAACCGATAGTCACAAAATTTATTTGGCAAATTAACTCTTTCATGATGACCTGGTTACCGCACTTAGAACGTAATAATCGTACTTATTTAACTATCGCTGTCGGCTGTACTGGTGGCCAGCATAGAAGTGTTTATATTGCCGAAACTTTAGCAAAACAGTTTAAAAAAGAGCACAAAGATATACAAATTCGTCACCGTGAAATGAGTAAATAA
- a CDS encoding HPr family phosphocarrier protein: MTSLTIEQSVLIENKLGLHARAATKLAKLSKNYQAKITLTLEKKSAEADSIMGLMLLTGSQGKEVHIKAEGIQAREAMTAVIQLFLDKFDEDE, translated from the coding sequence ATGACGTCATTAACAATTGAACAAAGTGTCCTCATAGAGAATAAATTAGGCCTGCATGCAAGAGCTGCAACTAAATTAGCAAAATTAAGTAAAAACTATCAGGCTAAAATTACCCTAACATTGGAGAAAAAGTCGGCTGAGGCGGATTCAATTATGGGGCTGATGCTATTAACTGGTAGCCAAGGCAAAGAAGTGCACATCAAAGCCGAAGGGATTCAAGCCCGCGAAGCAATGACTGCAGTAATTCAATTGTTTTTAGACAAATTTGACGAAGACGAATAA
- the mgtE gene encoding magnesium transporter — translation MPEISEQEISQKRLLEINTALESGMFVYVRKMFQHMPPFDIALLLESSTSRSRNVLWQLIDPDLQGEILEELSEEVRKGILRNMQPEKVAAVAEGMDIDDLAEVLRTLPDSVYKEVLNSMDSQDRTRVEQALSYEEDTAGGIMNTDTITLRPDITIDVILRYLRLKGELPEATDSFYVVNRQDKFIGSVSLADLVTARPEQAIAEITDYDTIAITVDTEEIEVAKLFERHDWFSAPVIDETGRLLGRITIDDVIDVIREDAEHSMMSMAGLDDEADTFAPVIKSTQQRSIWLGVNLITALMAVAVSSMFEGILAEMAILAVLNTLVPSMGGVAGNQTLTLVIRGMALGHIGDNNARTILNKEIAVGFLNGLIWALFIASIVAIWKQDIVLGGIIAFAMLMNLTVAGLAGVATPLVLKKMNIDPALAGSVILTTITDVVGIFAFLGTATLLLGS, via the coding sequence ATGCCAGAGATATCAGAGCAAGAAATTAGCCAAAAACGTTTATTGGAAATTAATACCGCTTTAGAAAGTGGTATGTTCGTTTATGTGCGAAAAATGTTCCAGCATATGCCGCCTTTCGACATTGCCCTACTTCTCGAGTCATCAACTTCACGCAGTCGTAACGTACTTTGGCAATTAATTGATCCTGATTTACAGGGTGAAATCCTAGAAGAGCTTTCTGAAGAAGTACGTAAGGGTATCTTAAGAAACATGCAACCCGAAAAAGTTGCTGCTGTTGCTGAAGGTATGGACATCGACGATTTGGCTGAGGTTTTAAGAACCCTGCCCGACTCTGTTTATAAAGAAGTTCTAAATTCTATGGACTCGCAGGATAGAACACGAGTTGAACAAGCTCTATCTTACGAAGAGGATACAGCCGGCGGTATCATGAATACCGACACTATTACTCTGCGCCCAGATATCACCATAGATGTGATTTTGCGGTATTTGCGATTAAAGGGTGAATTACCAGAAGCAACAGATTCATTCTATGTTGTAAATCGCCAAGATAAGTTTATTGGCTCTGTTTCACTCGCAGATTTAGTTACGGCAAGACCAGAGCAAGCGATTGCTGAAATTACCGATTACGACACCATCGCAATAACCGTTGATACTGAAGAAATTGAAGTTGCCAAATTATTTGAGCGACATGACTGGTTTTCAGCGCCTGTAATTGATGAAACTGGCCGTTTGCTTGGTCGTATAACCATAGATGATGTTATTGATGTCATCCGCGAAGATGCCGAGCACTCAATGATGAGTATGGCGGGTTTAGATGATGAAGCCGATACCTTCGCCCCGGTGATAAAAAGTACGCAACAACGCTCCATTTGGCTTGGTGTAAATTTGATCACCGCCTTAATGGCAGTTGCTGTTTCAAGCATGTTTGAAGGGATATTAGCCGAAATGGCGATCTTGGCTGTTTTAAATACCTTAGTGCCAAGTATGGGCGGTGTTGCCGGCAATCAAACATTAACCCTGGTGATTCGAGGTATGGCACTTGGTCATATAGGTGATAATAACGCCCGTACTATCTTAAACAAAGAAATCGCAGTAGGATTTTTAAACGGACTGATTTGGGCATTATTTATCGCCTCAATCGTCGCTATTTGGAAACAAGATATCGTTTTAGGTGGAATTATTGCATTCGCCATGTTGATGAATTTAACAGTAGCGGGACTTGCTGGTGTTGCGACACCTTTAGTACTGAAGAAAATGAATATCGACCCCGCATTAGCCGGTAGCGTTATTCTAACGACAATAACAGATGTTGTTGGGATATTTGCGTTTCTTGGTACGGCAACTTTACTATTAGGTAGTTAA
- the pmbA gene encoding metalloprotease PmbA, which yields MQNLESINTSISQVKDKVAKVLELAKTLGADDAEVSISKQEGLSVSTRLGEVDTVEFTNDGALGITVYKEGRKGSASTADLSETALQQSVQAAINIAKYTSVDPCSGLADKELIAFNPQDLDLYHPQSLTTEEAIDIATEAEVTALNSDSKITNSDGANFASYEGFKVYGNSHGQIVGYPSTRHSLSCMMIAADGEDMQRDYSYTVSREFDQLQSAKAVGLESAQAAVARLNSHKINTQKTPVMFRADVANSLFGHFIAAISGGNLYRNSSFLLDAIGEQVFSSHLNISERPHILRGLASSSFDAEGIATQDREFIVDGVLQSYLLTSYSARKLGLTSTGNAGGIHNWLISANNGDFDAMLKTLGTGLLVTELMGQGVNVVNGDYSRGAAGFWVENGQIQYPVSEVTIAGNLKDIFKAVVATGSDYDLRGSIKTGSIIIEEMQVSGQ from the coding sequence ATGCAAAATCTAGAATCTATAAATACCTCAATTTCACAAGTTAAAGACAAAGTGGCCAAAGTTCTTGAATTGGCTAAAACCTTAGGTGCAGATGATGCTGAAGTATCAATCAGCAAACAAGAAGGCTTAAGCGTTTCTACTCGATTAGGAGAAGTGGATACCGTTGAATTTACTAACGATGGTGCGTTAGGTATTACGGTTTATAAGGAAGGTCGTAAAGGCTCCGCTTCTACCGCAGACTTGTCTGAAACGGCGCTGCAACAATCGGTTCAGGCTGCAATTAATATTGCCAAGTACACATCGGTAGATCCTTGTTCAGGACTTGCAGATAAAGAATTGATAGCATTTAACCCTCAAGATCTAGATTTATATCACCCCCAATCACTAACGACCGAAGAAGCAATTGACATTGCCACAGAAGCTGAGGTCACCGCGTTGAATAGTGATAGTAAAATTACAAATTCTGATGGCGCTAATTTTGCCAGTTATGAAGGGTTCAAGGTTTACGGTAATAGTCATGGCCAAATCGTTGGCTATCCAAGTACCCGCCATAGCTTAAGTTGTATGATGATTGCTGCGGATGGTGAGGATATGCAACGTGATTATAGCTATACAGTTAGTCGTGAGTTTGATCAATTGCAATCTGCGAAAGCAGTTGGCTTAGAGTCGGCGCAGGCGGCTGTTGCAAGACTTAATAGCCATAAGATTAATACCCAAAAAACACCCGTGATGTTTAGAGCAGATGTAGCAAATAGTCTATTCGGTCATTTCATTGCAGCGATAAGTGGCGGTAATTTATACCGCAATTCATCATTTTTATTAGATGCTATTGGTGAGCAAGTTTTTTCATCGCATTTGAACATATCAGAACGTCCACATATTTTGCGCGGATTAGCTAGTAGCAGCTTTGATGCAGAGGGTATAGCAACACAGGATAGAGAGTTTATTGTCGACGGCGTGTTACAGTCATACCTTTTAACCAGCTATTCAGCGCGTAAGTTAGGACTTACTTCAACGGGTAATGCTGGTGGCATTCATAACTGGTTAATATCTGCTAATAATGGCGATTTTGACGCTATGTTAAAAACATTAGGAACAGGCTTATTAGTGACTGAGTTAATGGGGCAAGGGGTTAATGTAGTTAATGGTGATTACTCTCGCGGCGCTGCAGGGTTTTGGGTTGAAAATGGCCAAATACAATACCCTGTCTCTGAAGTTACCATAGCTGGAAATTTAAAGGATATCTTTAAAGCGGTTGTTGCTACCGGAAGCGATTATGATTTACGCGGCAGTATTAAAACTGGCTCTATCATTATCGAAGAAATGCAGGTTTCAGGGCAGTAG
- the yjgA gene encoding ribosome biogenesis factor YjgA produces the protein MKKRGKKFIDEDILIVSKTEIKNDMKDMQKLGEQICKLNHKQRAKLTLNEEIEAALIIADKIKGKHDAYHRNVQFIAKQLFESDYEAIQAQLDKLNNKHAQEHINNSKLEAVRDQLIAQGDIKIDEILTEYDGFERQRMRQLVRQAAKEVKQEKPGKSFKELFKYLKENIVL, from the coding sequence ATGAAAAAGCGCGGTAAAAAATTTATTGATGAAGACATCCTTATTGTCAGCAAAACTGAAATCAAGAATGACATGAAAGACATGCAAAAACTTGGTGAGCAAATTTGTAAACTCAATCATAAACAGCGAGCTAAACTTACTCTTAATGAAGAAATTGAAGCTGCATTAATTATCGCTGACAAAATTAAAGGTAAGCATGATGCTTACCATCGTAATGTGCAGTTTATTGCAAAACAGTTATTCGAGAGTGATTATGAAGCAATTCAAGCTCAACTTGATAAATTGAATAATAAGCATGCACAAGAGCATATCAATAATTCAAAACTTGAAGCAGTTCGCGATCAATTAATTGCTCAAGGTGATATAAAAATCGATGAAATATTAACTGAATATGATGGTTTTGAACGCCAGCGTATGCGCCAGTTAGTACGACAAGCGGCAAAAGAAGTAAAACAAGAAAAACCAGGGAAAAGCTTTAAAGAGTTATTTAAATACTTAAAAGAAAATATTGTTCTTTAA
- the tldD gene encoding metalloprotease TldD translates to MNLVEQELLHSSQLGQEELSKTLNHICARDIDYADLYFQSSSHESWMLEDGIVKEGSYNIERGVGVRAISGEKTGFAYSDDINSNALLKAASAARGIVKESKSQSIQVFAPQKITELYSEIDPLSTLTQEQKINLLHEVEAIARAQDSRVQQVIVSLSGVYEKVLVAASDGTYATDIRPLVRLNCSVLVEANGRRERGNSGGGARAGYSHFFELEGTKPRYHAYAEEAVRQALVNLVAIDAPAGMLPVVLGAGWPGVLLHEAVGHGLEGDFNRKGSSAFSGKIGQKVASEHCTIVDDGTIADRRGSVAIDDEGTPGQYNVLIENGILKGYMQDKHNAHLMGVKPTGNGRRESYAHLPLPRMTNTYMLAGEHSPEDIIKSVKKGIYAPNFAGGQVDITSGKFVFTTAEAYLIENGEITSPVKGATLIGSGPEAMQQVSMVGNDLALDSGVGVCGKDGQSIPVGVGQPTLKVDEMTIGGTQ, encoded by the coding sequence ATGAATCTTGTTGAACAAGAACTATTACATTCCAGCCAGCTTGGTCAGGAAGAATTAAGTAAAACACTAAACCACATTTGTGCTCGTGACATTGATTACGCCGACTTGTACTTTCAGTCATCAAGCCATGAGTCTTGGATGCTTGAAGATGGCATTGTTAAAGAAGGTTCATATAACATTGAACGTGGTGTTGGCGTAAGAGCCATTAGCGGTGAAAAAACGGGCTTTGCTTATTCAGATGACATCAATAGCAATGCCTTATTAAAAGCGGCCTCTGCTGCTCGTGGAATTGTGAAGGAAAGTAAAAGCCAAAGCATTCAAGTATTTGCCCCACAGAAAATAACGGAGCTTTATAGTGAAATTGATCCGTTGTCGACATTAACGCAAGAGCAAAAAATAAATCTATTACATGAGGTTGAAGCCATTGCTCGTGCACAGGACAGCCGTGTTCAGCAGGTAATTGTTAGCTTGTCAGGTGTTTATGAAAAGGTGTTAGTTGCGGCAAGTGATGGAACATATGCGACAGATATTCGCCCGTTAGTACGATTAAATTGTTCAGTGTTGGTTGAAGCTAATGGACGCCGCGAACGTGGAAACTCCGGTGGTGGAGCACGAGCAGGCTACAGTCACTTCTTTGAATTAGAAGGCACTAAGCCTAGATATCATGCTTATGCAGAAGAAGCGGTTAGGCAAGCGTTAGTGAACTTGGTTGCTATAGACGCACCAGCTGGGATGTTACCCGTGGTACTCGGAGCCGGTTGGCCTGGTGTGTTACTGCATGAAGCGGTAGGACATGGTTTAGAAGGCGATTTTAACCGTAAAGGCTCATCCGCTTTTTCTGGAAAAATTGGTCAAAAAGTTGCGTCAGAGCATTGTACAATTGTTGATGATGGCACGATTGCCGATCGCCGAGGCTCGGTTGCCATTGACGATGAAGGTACACCTGGGCAATACAATGTACTGATTGAAAATGGTATATTGAAGGGATATATGCAAGACAAGCATAATGCGCATTTAATGGGCGTAAAGCCTACAGGTAATGGTCGTAGAGAGTCATATGCACATTTACCTTTACCGCGTATGACTAATACCTACATGCTTGCTGGCGAGCACTCACCAGAAGACATTATTAAGTCGGTTAAAAAAGGTATCTATGCGCCGAATTTTGCTGGCGGTCAAGTTGATATCACTTCAGGCAAGTTTGTATTTACCACTGCTGAAGCTTATTTAATTGAAAATGGTGAAATTACCTCGCCGGTTAAAGGAGCAACATTAATTGGAAGTGGTCCAGAAGCGATGCAGCAAGTAAGCATGGTCGGTAATGACTTAGCACTTGATAGTGGCGTTGGTGTGTGTGGCAAAGATGGTCAAAGCATTCCTGTAGGAGTTGGTCAACCAACGTTGAAGGTTGATGAAATGACCATTGGTGGTACGCAGTAA
- a CDS encoding carbon-nitrogen hydrolase family protein, with the protein MARLTAIQLQSVPDVVENLTCIETILSTLPTSDEHLVVLPEACLYFGGKDGKQIEFAEPLGKGFMQKRLAELAEKYNVFLLAGTIPLQSAQADKFTASSLLFSPQGELVNDYQKIHLFDVDVADSEKSYRESALTLKGEKLSVSILPSFKLGMTVCYDLRFPELFRALTEQGADVICVPSAFTKVTGQAHWQALLQARAIENQVYIVAAGQEGEHLNGRQTYGHSMIINPWGEIVAMKDEGVGYVSSEFDRQLIKKIRADIPVARHNQFSVKLNLT; encoded by the coding sequence ATGGCTAGACTAACAGCTATACAGCTGCAATCGGTTCCTGATGTAGTCGAGAACTTAACCTGTATCGAAACCATTCTTTCGACATTGCCAACGTCCGATGAGCATTTAGTTGTATTACCTGAGGCCTGTTTATACTTTGGCGGAAAAGATGGCAAACAAATTGAGTTTGCAGAGCCGCTAGGCAAAGGTTTTATGCAGAAACGACTGGCCGAGTTAGCCGAAAAATATAATGTTTTTCTGCTTGCTGGTACCATCCCTTTACAATCAGCTCAAGCTGATAAATTTACTGCCAGTAGTTTGTTATTTTCGCCGCAGGGTGAGTTGGTAAACGATTATCAAAAAATTCATTTGTTTGATGTCGATGTCGCTGACAGTGAAAAAAGTTATCGTGAATCAGCGCTGACTCTAAAAGGTGAAAAGCTATCAGTATCTATTTTGCCTAGTTTTAAATTAGGCATGACGGTATGTTATGACTTACGCTTTCCTGAATTGTTTAGGGCACTTACCGAACAAGGTGCAGATGTTATTTGTGTACCCAGCGCCTTCACTAAGGTTACTGGTCAAGCTCATTGGCAAGCATTATTACAGGCCAGAGCAATTGAAAACCAAGTATATATCGTTGCTGCTGGCCAAGAAGGCGAACATTTAAACGGTCGTCAAACCTATGGTCATTCGATGATTATTAACCCTTGGGGGGAAATAGTGGCAATGAAGGACGAAGGTGTCGGCTATGTGAGTAGTGAGTTTGATCGACAGCTCATTAAAAAAATAAGGGCAGATATTCCAGTTGCTCGCCATAATCAATTTTCAGTTAAACTGAACCTAACATAA